From the genome of Salvia splendens isolate huo1 chromosome 7, SspV2, whole genome shotgun sequence:
ACTTTGTCACTGCAGGTCCTAAACTGAAAAGGAAAAAGCTGGATTGGAACATAAGGATGAATATAGCAGCTGGTGCAGCCCGGGGCTTAGAGTATTTGCACGACAAGATGAAAACTCCCATTATTTATCGAGATTTGAAGGGTTCCAATATATTGTTAGGGGATGGATATCATCCCAAACTATCTGACTTCGGTTTAGCTAAAGTCGGCCCTTCCGGTGATCAGACTCATGTCTCCACCAGAGTTATGGGCACATATGGATATTGTGCCCCCGATTATGCAATGACAGGTCAACTCACCTTCAAATCAGATATCTATAGTTTTGGTGTTGTTCTCCTAGAGATCATCACAGGCAGGAGAGCCATTGACAATAGAAAATCTGGTCCAGAGGCAAATCTAGTCTCATGGGTAAGCTTCTCTAATTTCTATACTTTGTTGTTCAGTGTTTACCTCCGCGTGAAATGTCGTTTGCCTTTTCAGTTCAAACAATATTGTATCCATCAAAAGTGCCATATTATGAAGTAAACTTAGCTCGTTTTGTGTGGTATTTTGAGAAATGTCACATCAGCTACAAGCACTGTCTGCTTTTGTAGTTTGGTGGTTATGTTTATAGTCCATGTTCAACAGGTTAAACTTTTTCATCCGGGCACTATTAAATGATTTTAACGAACTGTTGGCTGTGTTGTTTCGCCAGTTAGGCCACTCGAAATTGCTCCACTAACTTAGCATGATAGCTGATTATGATTGGTTGGCCATATGAAGATTACAACCTTTGGCTGCTATATTCATTCGATACAAACCAACTCCTTTATGAATGAACGTCGAATGTGTGAATCTCTAACACTGGTCATGGTCATGGTGCTTTGTTTTCTACCAGAAATTCCCATCTATGTGTGAGGAGATATGTGATTATATATCTCAAATAGTGTAATCTTTTTCGTTAAATCATTTCGGAACGATGATGCTTAACCGGGCTTGCCTGAACTAGGGGTGCTCACAGAACCAAGCTCTCACTTCCATATAATCGAGTTATTAATACGTTGAACATGTCAAAACAGAAACCTTGAATGCCATGTAACTGTctttttattgaatattgatTGGTTTTTAAAGGTTTTGGTGATATTTTTTGATGATTTATAACAGGCAAGGCCGCTATTCAAGGACCGCAAAAGATTCCACCAAATGGCTGATCCGTCGTTGGAAGGGCAGTACCCGGTGAGAGGGCTGTACCAAGCTCTAGCAATAGCTGCAATGTGTGTCCAAGAGCAGCCAAACATGAGGCCACTCGTTGCTGACATTGTCACAGCCCTCAACTATCTTGCCTCGCAGGCCTATGACCCGAGTGTCCATGGTGTCCAAGGCCCCGAAACTACGCGTAGCAGATCAAAAGGATATGGCGAACGCAAAAACGACAACGACAACCAAGCCCGGGGACGGCAGAGTATATAGCTGCTTCCACTCTCACCACTTTTTACCATCAGGGAGTTTACTCCCACTCAACTCTTTATGTAAATCCACACTTTTGGGGAGAGATAGATGTTTACAGGTTATTATAACATCGGCTTTGCTAGtgtatttaactatttattcaaCAATTTGTTGCTGCATACAGACTACAGGGATATAGGGGCTGTTTTAGAGCTATTATTGCCTTGGTACTTTTATGTTGGTTTTTACTTGGACGTGCAAATGTGCAGCTTATATCTTTCTCGCTTTTCTACATATTATTGgggttttttttattgtgattactattattagagagagagaaaaaaaaagaagcaaaataaGGGAGACGAGTCGCGTGCAGAGCGCGTGACTGTGGAGAGTTTTCCCGCCAATCAGTTGGAATGCTAAACATAAAAAACAGAAATCGAAATGTGACTAACAGAATTGAGAGGAATAATTTTGTTTCTGCAATTCTCTCTCTACGAGTCGTTTCGTTCCGTTCTGTTCTGTTCTCTCTCTCAACGATGCAGAGACAAGCAGGAACCTCTCGCGCGGTGGAGCTGCCGCAGACATCGCAGCCCCGATTGGTgccgttttcttctcccaaGGGGAAGATCGAGGAGGCTGCTAATCTTCCGCTCTACAAGAGGAATTCCTCCGTCGGGAAGAAGGAGAATTTGAAGTCTCGATTGCCAGAGAAG
Proteins encoded in this window:
- the LOC121742437 gene encoding uncharacterized protein LOC121742437 isoform X2, which gives rise to MLNIKNRNRNVTNRIERNNFVSAILSLRVVSFRSVLFSLSTMQRQAGTSRAVELPQTSQPRLVPFSSPKGKIEEAANLPLYKRNSSVGKKENLKSRLPEKLVHLIPVAVLLCFFILWCFSYSVNFDSKEEWIAAARLMAQNATFFPPFSWISGVQLLNNDSYSE
- the LOC121742436 gene encoding probable serine/threonine-protein kinase PBL7, whose product is MGCFLCSRESSTSKDTRKTIIDRKINLSERTDQAKNSPDTRNVSSPKVVKEDRPIANPAHVETSANEADVGSKSSRDGESKARTFTFANLSAATQNFKEENFLGEGGFGRVYKGRLLDTGELVAVKQLDRSGCQGIREFVVEVMTLSMADHPNLVKLIGYCAEGDQRLLVYEYMPLGSLEDHLHGPKLKRKKLDWNIRMNIAAGAARGLEYLHDKMKTPIIYRDLKGSNILLGDGYHPKLSDFGLAKVGPSGDQTHVSTRVMGTYGYCAPDYAMTGQLTFKSDIYSFGVVLLEIITGRRAIDNRKSGPEANLVSWARPLFKDRKRFHQMADPSLEGQYPVRGLYQALAIAAMCVQEQPNMRPLVADIVTALNYLASQAYDPSVHGVQGPETTRSRSKGYGERKNDNDNQARGRQSI
- the LOC121742437 gene encoding uncharacterized protein LOC121742437 isoform X1, translating into MLNIKNRNRNVTNRIERNNFVSAILSLRVVSFRSVLFSLSTMQRQAGTSRAVELPQTSQPRLVPFSSPKGKIEEAANLPLYKRNSSVGKKENLKSRLPEKLVHLIPVAVLLCFFILWCFSYSAVNFDSKEEWIAAARLMAQNATFFPPFSWISGVQLLNNDSYSE